The Desulfovibrio sp. genome includes a region encoding these proteins:
- the dsrK gene encoding sulfate reduction electron transfer complex DsrMKJOP subunit DsrK, whose translation MAKLPTPQMLVSSRPAFPAQDWLDTKPEFTPGSFCYPAKKETMELLHMPNPHEWDPAAEDWNLPENWEQILCDAFEERLEKHRSLKLFMDICVRCGACADKCHFFLGTNDPKNMPVLRAELLRSLYRRDHTMLGKILGKKVGARGWDKEVVKELFYYAYQCTECRRCSLFCPYGIDTAEITAIVRELLHEVGLGIHWIMDPVKNCSFTGNHLGIKPHSFVEIVEMLADDCETITGIRPKTPFNEKGHEILFITPSGDVFADPGIYTFMGYLMLFHELDLDYTFSTYASEGGNFGSFTTFNMAKKLNAKMYAEAERLGSKWILGGECGHMWRVINQYMDTYNGPSPSHMTTPVSPYTGTVFQNAASTKMVHIAEFTADLIHHNKLNLDPSRNDHIITTFHDSCNPARGMGLLDEPRYVLNAVCNNFVEMPENTIREQTFCCGAGSGLNTEEIMELRMRSGMPRGNALRYVQEKHGVNHMACVCAIDRATLPPLANYWAPGVNVSGLHELVGNALVMKGECKRTMDMRQEDLPNVVEDDDAPEAQGEGQ comes from the coding sequence ATGGCAAAATTACCTACGCCGCAAATGCTTGTGTCCAGCCGCCCGGCCTTTCCCGCCCAGGACTGGCTTGACACCAAGCCCGAATTTACACCGGGCAGCTTCTGCTATCCGGCCAAGAAAGAGACCATGGAACTTCTGCACATGCCCAATCCCCACGAATGGGATCCGGCGGCAGAAGACTGGAACCTGCCCGAAAACTGGGAACAGATCCTCTGCGACGCTTTTGAAGAACGCCTTGAAAAGCACCGTTCGCTCAAGCTGTTCATGGATATCTGCGTGCGTTGCGGCGCTTGCGCCGACAAATGCCACTTCTTCCTGGGCACCAATGATCCCAAAAACATGCCCGTGCTGCGCGCCGAGCTGCTCCGCTCGCTCTACCGCCGCGACCACACCATGCTGGGCAAGATCCTCGGCAAGAAAGTGGGCGCTCGCGGCTGGGACAAGGAAGTAGTGAAGGAACTCTTCTACTACGCCTACCAGTGCACCGAATGCCGCCGCTGCTCGCTCTTCTGCCCCTACGGCATCGACACGGCGGAAATCACCGCCATCGTGCGCGAACTGCTGCACGAAGTGGGCCTTGGCATCCACTGGATCATGGACCCGGTCAAGAACTGCAGCTTCACTGGCAACCACCTTGGCATCAAGCCCCACTCCTTTGTGGAAATCGTGGAAATGCTGGCCGATGACTGCGAAACCATCACCGGTATCCGTCCCAAGACGCCCTTCAACGAAAAGGGCCACGAAATCCTGTTCATCACGCCCTCCGGCGACGTATTTGCCGACCCCGGCATCTACACCTTCATGGGCTATCTGATGCTCTTCCACGAGCTGGATCTGGATTACACCTTCTCGACCTACGCTTCGGAAGGCGGCAACTTCGGCTCCTTTACCACGTTCAACATGGCAAAGAAGCTCAACGCCAAAATGTACGCCGAAGCCGAACGTCTGGGTTCCAAGTGGATTCTGGGCGGCGAATGCGGCCACATGTGGCGCGTGATCAACCAGTACATGGACACCTACAACGGCCCGTCGCCCTCGCACATGACGACGCCTGTTTCTCCCTACACGGGCACGGTGTTCCAGAACGCGGCTTCCACCAAGATGGTGCACATTGCCGAGTTCACGGCTGACCTGATCCACCACAACAAGCTGAACCTCGACCCCAGCCGTAACGACCATATCATCACCACCTTCCATGACTCGTGCAACCCTGCGCGCGGCATGGGTCTGCTTGATGAACCCCGCTACGTGCTCAACGCCGTGTGTAACAACTTTGTGGAAATGCCCGAAAACACCATCCGCGAGCAGACCTTCTGCTGCGGTGCTGGTTCCGGCCTCAACACAGAAGAAATCATGGAACTGCGCATGCGTTCCGGCATGCCGCGCGGCAATGCCCTGCGCTATGTGCAGGAAAAGCACGGCGTCAACCACATGGCCTGCGTGTGCGCCATTGACCGCGCCACTCTGCCCCCGCTTGCCAATTACTGGGCGCCCGGCGTCAATGTGAGCGGCCTGCACGAGCTGGTGGGCAATGCCCTTGTGATGAAGGGCGAGTGCAAGCGCACCATGGATATGCGCCAGGAAGACCTGCCCAACGTGGTAGAGGATGATGACGCGCCCGAGGCGCAGGGGGAGGGTCAATAG
- the dsrJ gene encoding sulfate reduction electron transfer complex DsrMKJOP subunit DsrJ, translating into MYNSKAVILGIIIFVVLFTSPFWASMLGKSYTSTGIALPKNEKECVENVDFMRDKHMQLLNEWRDEALRNENRTYVASNGKKWTISLQNTCMKCHTDYKGFCEKCHVANSVDPYCWTCHIIPQGSK; encoded by the coding sequence ATGTATAACTCCAAAGCTGTAATTCTTGGGATCATTATCTTTGTGGTCCTGTTCACCTCCCCGTTCTGGGCAAGCATGCTGGGCAAGTCCTATACCAGCACCGGCATTGCGCTGCCCAAGAATGAAAAAGAGTGTGTGGAAAATGTGGATTTCATGCGCGACAAGCACATGCAGCTGCTCAACGAGTGGCGTGATGAAGCCCTGCGCAACGAAAACCGCACCTATGTGGCATCCAACGGTAAAAAGTGGACCATCAGCCTGCAGAACACCTGCATGAAGTGCCACACTGACTACAAGGGATTCTGCGAAAAGTGCCACGTTGCCAACAGCGTTGATCCCTATTGCTGGACCTGCCACATCATTCCCCAGGGGAGCAAGTAA